In a genomic window of Bradyrhizobium ontarionense:
- a CDS encoding transposase → MAASGSLIMRRSLHTEHEILVLLGEAESGVPIAEICSTAGVSLRTFYRWRKRYGGLSSPALRHLKELEIENQRLRSLVTKLVGGQPNTPASVKAAPRPLRQDCGSTPHGVAGAPGQGRGAVIGRYASVRYGR, encoded by the coding sequence ATGGCCGCGTCGGGGTCTCTGATCATGCGTCGTTCCCTGCACACCGAGCACGAGATTCTGGTTCTGCTTGGCGAGGCGGAGTCGGGTGTTCCGATTGCCGAAATTTGCAGCACCGCGGGCGTGTCGCTGCGCACGTTCTATCGTTGGCGCAAGCGCTATGGCGGTCTCAGCAGTCCTGCTCTGCGCCACTTGAAGGAGCTGGAGATCGAGAACCAGCGGCTGCGTTCGCTGGTGACGAAGCTCGTCGGGGGCCAGCCGAACACGCCGGCTTCTGTGAAAGCCGCACCGCGGCCGCTGCGCCAGGATTGCGGCAGCACGCCTCACGGTGTGGCCGGCGCGCCGGGGCAGGGACGTGGCGCCGTGATCGGCCGCTATGCCTCGGTGCGCTACGGGCGCTGA
- a CDS encoding xanthine dehydrogenase family protein molybdopterin-binding subunit gives MSIIANPDIAKSSSRRGFERHLKVENVSRRAILQTLGLAGGFVLAAPLLSRPAFATYETGAGKMPHGTVVDPKVFVAIAPDGIVSILAHRSEMGTGVRTSLPLIVAEEMEADWSRVRVVQAPGDEVKFGNQDTDGSRSTRHYLLPMRQIGAMARSMLEAAAAKRLGVPASEVKAVNHEVVHSASGRRLGFGELAADAANEAVPAIDTVQLKSPKDFRYLGKGQVSIVDLHDITVGKARYGADVRLPGMKYAVIARPPVTGGKLKSFDSAEALKVPGVEQVLEVKGWPWPSKFQPLGGVAVIARNTGAAIKGRDALKIEWDDGDNGSYDSVGYRAELEAAARQPGLVVRQEGDAEAALKSADKVITGEYYLPHFAHASMEPPVAVADVKGDKAEIWAPVQSPGGTHEDVAKTLQIPLENVTVNVTLLGGGFGRKSKCDFALEAALLSKTLGAPVKVQWTRDDDLHHDFLHTVSVERIEAGLDKSGKVVAWRHRSVAPTILSTFAAGADHAAPFELGMGLVDMPFEIANISCENPAAKAHTRIGWFRSVSNIPRAFAVQSMVGEIAHATGRDQKDMLLELIGSPRIVKLASVKDLWNYGEPYESYPIDTGRLRRVVEFVAEKGNWGRSVPKGHGLGIAAHRSFVSYIATIVEVSVDDKGKLLVHQVDSAIDCGTFVNPERIQSQLEGAAIMGLSLAKYGEISFKNGRVQQRNFDDFQVVRIDEAPLVTNVHIVPADADAPPSGVGEPGVPPFAPALANAIFAATGKRLRALPIGNQLAT, from the coding sequence ATGAGCATCATTGCAAATCCCGACATCGCGAAGTCGTCGTCGCGCCGCGGCTTCGAGCGGCACCTCAAGGTCGAGAACGTCTCCCGCCGCGCCATTCTGCAGACGCTGGGACTCGCCGGCGGCTTCGTGCTCGCCGCGCCGCTGTTGTCGCGTCCGGCGTTCGCCACCTATGAGACCGGCGCCGGCAAGATGCCCCACGGCACCGTGGTCGATCCCAAGGTCTTCGTCGCGATCGCGCCCGACGGCATCGTATCCATTCTCGCCCATCGCTCCGAGATGGGAACCGGCGTGCGCACCAGCCTGCCACTGATCGTGGCGGAGGAAATGGAAGCCGACTGGTCGCGCGTGCGCGTCGTGCAGGCGCCCGGTGACGAGGTGAAGTTCGGCAACCAGGACACCGACGGCTCGCGCAGCACGCGACACTATCTGCTGCCGATGCGCCAGATCGGCGCCATGGCACGTAGCATGCTCGAAGCCGCAGCGGCCAAGCGCCTCGGCGTGCCGGCGAGCGAGGTGAAGGCGGTCAACCACGAGGTCGTGCACAGCGCAAGCGGCCGACGCCTCGGCTTCGGCGAGCTCGCCGCCGACGCCGCCAATGAGGCGGTGCCCGCAATCGACACGGTGCAGCTGAAGTCGCCGAAGGATTTCCGCTATCTCGGCAAGGGCCAGGTCAGCATCGTCGACCTGCACGACATCACCGTCGGCAAGGCGCGCTACGGCGCCGATGTCCGCCTGCCCGGCATGAAATACGCCGTCATCGCGCGACCGCCGGTCACCGGCGGCAAGTTGAAGTCGTTCGACTCGGCCGAGGCGCTGAAGGTCCCTGGCGTCGAGCAGGTGCTCGAGGTCAAGGGTTGGCCCTGGCCGTCGAAGTTCCAGCCGCTCGGTGGCGTCGCTGTGATCGCACGCAACACCGGTGCTGCGATCAAGGGCCGCGACGCGCTCAAGATCGAGTGGGACGACGGTGACAATGGGAGCTACGACTCGGTCGGCTATCGCGCCGAGCTCGAAGCCGCCGCACGCCAGCCGGGCCTCGTCGTGCGCCAGGAAGGTGACGCGGAGGCGGCACTGAAATCGGCCGACAAGGTCATCACCGGCGAGTACTATCTGCCGCATTTCGCCCATGCCAGCATGGAGCCGCCGGTCGCGGTCGCCGACGTCAAGGGCGACAAGGCGGAGATCTGGGCGCCGGTGCAGAGCCCCGGCGGCACCCACGAGGACGTCGCCAAGACGCTGCAGATCCCACTTGAGAACGTGACCGTCAACGTTACGCTGCTCGGCGGTGGTTTCGGCCGCAAATCGAAATGCGACTTCGCACTCGAGGCCGCCCTGCTCTCGAAAACGCTGGGCGCGCCGGTGAAGGTGCAGTGGACGCGCGATGACGACCTCCATCACGACTTCCTGCACACGGTGTCGGTGGAGCGCATCGAGGCCGGCCTCGACAAGTCCGGCAAGGTGGTGGCCTGGCGTCACCGCAGCGTCGCGCCGACGATCCTGTCGACCTTCGCGGCCGGCGCCGATCATGCGGCGCCGTTCGAACTCGGCATGGGCCTCGTCGACATGCCGTTCGAGATCGCCAACATCAGCTGCGAGAATCCGGCGGCCAAGGCGCATACGCGCATCGGCTGGTTCCGCTCGGTCTCCAACATCCCGCGCGCCTTCGCGGTGCAGTCGATGGTCGGCGAGATCGCCCACGCCACCGGCCGCGACCAGAAGGACATGCTGCTCGAACTGATCGGCAGTCCGCGTATCGTCAAGCTCGCCTCGGTGAAGGATCTCTGGAACTATGGCGAGCCCTATGAGAGCTACCCAATCGATACCGGTCGGCTGCGCCGCGTCGTCGAGTTCGTGGCCGAGAAGGGCAATTGGGGCCGCTCGGTTCCCAAGGGTCACGGCCTCGGCATCGCCGCGCATCGCAGCTTCGTCAGCTACATCGCGACCATCGTGGAGGTCTCGGTCGACGACAAGGGCAAGCTTTTGGTGCATCAGGTCGACAGCGCGATCGATTGCGGCACCTTCGTCAACCCGGAGCGCATCCAGTCGCAACTCGAGGGTGCTGCGATCATGGGGCTGAGCCTCGCCAAATACGGCGAGATCAGCTTCAAGAACGGCCGGGTGCAGCAGCGCAACTTCGACGACTTCCAGGTGGTCCGGATCGACGAGGCGCCGCTGGTCACCAACGTGCACATCGTGCCCGCCGATGCCGACGCGCCGCCGAGCGGTGTCGGCGAGCCGGGTGTGCCGCCGTTCGCGCCAGCGCTCGCCAACGCGATCTTTGCCGCCACCGGCAAGCGCCTGCGCGCGCTGCCGATCGGCAACCAGCTCGCGACCTGA
- the ccoG gene encoding cytochrome c oxidase accessory protein CcoG, with amino-acid sequence MAITIEIDHARTRRMAQGVGQSQGQAQARSPVRSPRSAGGPVVPQGVKGPIRRLKWLILVLTLGVYYVTPFLRWNRGPNAPGQAVLLDFAHGRLYLGPIEIWPQDLYLITAAMLLATLILVLVNALAGRLWCGFACPQTVWTDLFLLVERLVEGDRRQRLKNIGAPLSARRIAQIATKHVLWMTIALGTGGTLIFYFTDAPELVRDVMHGEMSATALTWTLAFAGTTYGLAGFAREQVCTFMCPWPRLQGAIWDPEAFTVNYRDYRGEARMSAKKAAEARSHGLPAGDCVDCGACVAVCPIGIDIRQGPSFACINCGLCVDACDGVMAKLDRPRGLIDYESWRNIERGRVGETRVSRLVRPKTVGLALACVALAAVIAVSFATKTTAVLSVQHDRDPLAVRLSDGSVRNAYTVKLLNKSAAPQSFRLALSGVDAVLAIVGHAQGALIAVEPEGSETLRVTLTMTEPRDGDVMFSAVDPSGQAVLSAHDRFVNR; translated from the coding sequence GTGGCCATCACCATCGAGATCGATCACGCCAGGACGCGCCGCATGGCGCAGGGCGTGGGTCAAAGCCAGGGCCAAGCGCAGGCGCGCAGCCCGGTGCGGTCACCGCGCAGCGCCGGCGGTCCGGTGGTTCCGCAGGGCGTCAAGGGACCGATCCGGCGGCTGAAATGGCTGATCCTGGTGCTCACGCTCGGCGTCTACTACGTCACGCCGTTCCTGCGCTGGAACCGCGGGCCGAACGCGCCGGGCCAGGCGGTGCTGCTCGATTTCGCCCATGGTCGGCTCTATCTCGGCCCGATCGAGATCTGGCCCCAGGATCTCTATCTCATCACCGCGGCGATGCTGCTGGCGACCTTGATCCTGGTCCTGGTCAATGCGCTCGCCGGCCGCCTGTGGTGCGGCTTCGCCTGTCCGCAGACGGTGTGGACCGACCTGTTCCTGCTGGTGGAGCGACTGGTCGAGGGCGATCGGCGGCAGCGGCTGAAGAACATCGGCGCGCCGCTCTCCGCGCGGCGCATCGCGCAGATCGCGACCAAGCATGTGCTGTGGATGACAATCGCGCTCGGCACCGGCGGCACGCTGATCTTCTACTTCACCGACGCGCCGGAGCTCGTGCGTGATGTCATGCATGGCGAGATGTCGGCGACCGCGCTGACCTGGACGCTCGCCTTCGCCGGCACGACCTACGGCCTTGCCGGTTTCGCGCGCGAGCAGGTCTGCACCTTCATGTGTCCGTGGCCGCGTCTTCAAGGCGCGATCTGGGATCCGGAAGCCTTCACCGTCAACTATCGCGACTATCGCGGCGAAGCGCGCATGTCGGCGAAGAAGGCCGCCGAGGCGCGATCGCACGGCCTGCCGGCCGGCGATTGCGTCGATTGCGGCGCCTGCGTCGCGGTCTGTCCGATCGGCATCGACATCCGCCAGGGGCCGAGCTTCGCCTGCATCAATTGCGGCCTCTGCGTCGATGCCTGCGACGGCGTGATGGCCAAGCTCGACCGCCCGCGCGGCCTGATCGACTACGAGAGCTGGCGCAACATCGAGCGCGGCCGCGTCGGGGAGACGCGTGTGTCGCGGCTGGTGCGGCCGAAGACGGTCGGGCTCGCGCTCGCCTGCGTGGCGCTGGCTGCGGTGATCGCGGTGTCGTTCGCAACCAAGACCACGGCCGTGCTCTCGGTGCAGCACGATCGCGATCCCCTCGCGGTGCGGCTCTCCGACGGCTCGGTGCGCAATGCCTACACGGTGAAGCTGCTCAACAAGTCGGCCGCGCCGCAGAGCTTCAGGCTCGCGCTCAGCGGCGTCGATGCGGTGCTCGCCATCGTCGGCCATGCGCAGGGGGCGTTGATCGCGGTCGAGCCGGAGGGTTCGGAAACCCTGCGCGTGACGCTCACGATGACCGAGCCGCGCGATGGTGATGTCATGTTCTCGGCGGTCGATCCGAGCGGGCAGGCCGTGCTGTCCGCGCACGACCGCTTCGTCAATCGGTAG
- a CDS encoding (2Fe-2S)-binding protein translates to MIKVKINGQEQAWDGDPSLPLLWYLRDELGLTGSKYGCGQALCGACTVLVDKEAARACITAVSDVAGREVTTIEGLHPTGDHPVQKAWRQVNVPQCGFCQAGQIMQAAALLSANPKPSHDEIRDAMSGNICRCGCYQRIENAVHLASTGV, encoded by the coding sequence ATGATCAAGGTGAAAATCAACGGACAGGAGCAGGCCTGGGATGGCGATCCGAGCCTGCCGCTGTTGTGGTATCTGCGCGACGAGCTCGGGCTCACCGGCTCCAAATATGGCTGCGGCCAGGCGCTGTGCGGCGCCTGCACCGTATTGGTCGACAAGGAGGCCGCACGCGCCTGCATCACCGCCGTGTCGGACGTGGCGGGCCGCGAGGTCACGACCATCGAGGGCCTGCACCCGACCGGCGACCATCCGGTGCAGAAAGCCTGGCGCCAGGTCAACGTGCCGCAATGCGGCTTCTGCCAGGCCGGGCAGATCATGCAGGCGGCCGCGCTCCTGAGCGCGAATCCGAAGCCGTCGCATGACGAGATCCGGGACGCGATGTCCGGCAACATCTGCCGCTGCGGCTGCTATCAGCGCATCGAGAATGCGGTCCATCTGGCCTCGACGGGGGTGTGA
- a CDS encoding c-type cytochrome, methanol metabolism-related: MTVAENAWAEGPGDPTAVKSEEGKYFDKDGNPTYKVGADGSVDWYTYSGYRRYHSECHVCHGPDGMGSTYAPALKDSVKNMSYGDFLGVVASGRKNISTAQENVMPAFGDNPNVACYMDDLYIYLRARSNDAVGRVRPAKHEDKLPSYTEAENSCMGKK; encoded by the coding sequence ATGACTGTCGCCGAGAACGCCTGGGCCGAAGGCCCCGGAGACCCTACGGCTGTCAAGTCCGAAGAAGGGAAGTACTTCGATAAGGATGGCAATCCGACCTACAAGGTAGGCGCCGACGGATCGGTCGACTGGTACACCTACTCCGGATACCGCCGTTATCACTCTGAATGCCACGTCTGCCACGGCCCCGACGGCATGGGATCGACCTATGCGCCTGCGCTCAAGGACTCGGTCAAGAACATGAGCTATGGCGATTTTCTCGGAGTCGTCGCGAGCGGCCGCAAGAACATAAGCACGGCCCAGGAGAACGTCATGCCGGCCTTCGGCGACAATCCGAACGTCGCCTGCTACATGGATGATCTCTACATCTACCTGCGCGCCCGCAGCAATGATGCGGTGGGACGCGTTCGCCCGGCCAAGCACGAGGATAAGCTGCCTTCCTACACGGAGGCGGAGAACTCCTGCATGGGCAAGAAGTGA
- the pqqA gene encoding pyrroloquinoline quinone precursor peptide PqqA encodes MAWKTPKIVEVPVGMEINMYACAARK; translated from the coding sequence ATGGCCTGGAAGACACCGAAGATTGTCGAAGTGCCCGTTGGCATGGAAATCAACATGTATGCCTGCGCGGCGCGCAAGTAA
- a CDS encoding acetamidase/formamidase family protein, with product MSKRHEIPATHESMVWGYLDSATPPVLEIASGDTVTLHSFPAGGKETLPEDRSLVPANYLTALDTMIQGPGPHFITGPVYVKGAQPGDTLQVDILNVKVSQDWGFVSILPLLGTLPDEFTDYETIHPKVDHERQVCIMPWGTEIALDPFFGIIGTAPPPAWGRCGSPVPRSFGGNMDNKELRPGTTLYLPVFNEGALFFAGDGHGVQGDGEVCITALETGVTGSFRLTVRKDMDITWPFAENATHLMSIGLDEDLDDAAKQAVREMVKHVCARTNLSRNQAYMLCSLAGNLRVTQLVDGNKGIHMLLPKAYL from the coding sequence ATGTCGAAACGCCACGAAATTCCCGCGACGCATGAGAGCATGGTGTGGGGCTATCTCGACAGCGCCACGCCGCCCGTGCTCGAAATCGCCTCGGGCGACACCGTGACGCTGCATTCGTTCCCGGCCGGCGGCAAGGAGACGCTTCCCGAGGACCGCAGCCTGGTGCCGGCCAACTACCTCACCGCGCTCGACACCATGATCCAGGGCCCGGGACCGCATTTCATCACCGGCCCCGTCTACGTGAAGGGCGCGCAGCCCGGCGATACGCTGCAGGTCGACATCCTCAATGTGAAGGTCAGCCAGGACTGGGGCTTCGTCTCGATCCTGCCTTTGCTCGGCACCCTGCCGGACGAGTTCACCGACTACGAGACCATCCATCCGAAGGTCGATCACGAGCGCCAGGTCTGCATCATGCCATGGGGCACCGAGATCGCGCTCGACCCGTTCTTCGGCATCATCGGCACCGCGCCGCCGCCGGCGTGGGGGCGCTGCGGATCGCCGGTGCCGCGCAGCTTCGGCGGCAACATGGACAACAAGGAGCTGCGGCCCGGCACGACGCTGTATCTGCCCGTGTTCAACGAGGGCGCGCTGTTCTTCGCCGGCGACGGCCACGGCGTGCAGGGTGACGGCGAGGTCTGCATCACCGCGCTCGAGACCGGCGTCACCGGCAGCTTCCGCCTTACCGTGCGCAAGGACATGGACATCACCTGGCCGTTCGCCGAGAACGCCACGCACCTGATGTCGATCGGGCTCGACGAGGATCTCGACGACGCCGCCAAGCAGGCCGTGCGCGAGATGGTCAAGCACGTCTGCGCCCGCACCAACCTGTCGCGCAACCAGGCCTACATGCTGTGCTCGCTGGCCGGCAATCTGCGCGTCACCCAGCTGGTCGACGGCAACAAGGGCATCCACATGCTGCTGCCGAAAGCCTATCTCTAG
- a CDS encoding S-(hydroxymethyl)glutathione dehydrogenase/class III alcohol dehydrogenase, whose product MKTRAAVAFEAKKPLEIVEVDLEGPKAGEVLVEIKATGICHTDAYTLDGLDSEGIFPSILGHEGAGIVREVGPGVTSVKPGDHVIPLYTPECRQCKSCLSRKTNLCTAIRATQGKGLMPDGTSRFSYKGQAIYHYMGCSTFSNFTVLPEIAVAKIREDAPFDKSCYIGCGVTTGVGAVVNTAKVTPGSNVIVFGLGGIGLNVLQGARMAGADKIVGVDVNDSKEEWGRRFGMTHFVNPKKVTGDIVQHLVALTDGGADYTFDCTGNTTVMRQALEACHRGWGESIIIGVAEAGKEISTRPFQLVTGRVWKGTAFGGARGRTDVPKIVDWYMNGKIEIDPMITHTLKLEEINKGFDLMHEGKSIRSVVVF is encoded by the coding sequence ATGAAGACGCGCGCCGCGGTGGCTTTCGAAGCCAAGAAACCGCTGGAGATCGTCGAGGTTGACCTCGAGGGCCCGAAGGCGGGTGAAGTGCTGGTCGAGATCAAGGCGACCGGCATCTGCCACACCGATGCCTACACGCTGGATGGATTGGACAGCGAAGGCATCTTCCCCTCGATCCTCGGCCACGAAGGCGCCGGCATCGTCCGTGAGGTTGGCCCTGGCGTGACCTCGGTCAAGCCCGGCGACCACGTCATTCCGCTGTACACACCGGAATGCCGCCAGTGCAAGAGCTGCCTCAGCCGCAAGACCAATCTCTGCACCGCGATTCGCGCCACGCAGGGCAAGGGCCTGATGCCCGACGGCACGTCGCGCTTCAGCTACAAGGGCCAGGCCATCTACCATTACATGGGCTGCTCGACCTTCTCCAACTTCACCGTGCTCCCGGAGATCGCGGTCGCGAAGATTCGCGAGGACGCGCCCTTCGACAAGAGCTGCTACATCGGCTGCGGCGTCACCACCGGCGTCGGTGCTGTCGTCAACACGGCCAAGGTCACGCCCGGCTCGAACGTCATCGTATTCGGCCTCGGCGGTATCGGTCTCAACGTGCTCCAGGGTGCCAGGATGGCCGGTGCCGACAAGATCGTCGGCGTCGACGTCAATGACAGCAAGGAGGAATGGGGCCGCCGCTTCGGCATGACCCATTTCGTCAACCCGAAGAAGGTGACCGGCGACATCGTCCAGCATCTGGTCGCGCTTACCGACGGCGGCGCCGACTACACCTTCGACTGCACCGGCAACACCACGGTGATGCGCCAGGCGCTGGAAGCCTGCCATCGCGGTTGGGGCGAATCGATCATCATCGGCGTCGCCGAGGCCGGCAAGGAGATATCGACCCGTCCGTTCCAGCTCGTCACCGGGCGCGTCTGGAAGGGCACTGCGTTCGGCGGCGCCCGCGGGCGCACCGACGTTCCCAAGATCGTCGACTGGTACATGAACGGGAAGATCGAAATCGACCCGATGATCACCCACACGCTCAAGCTCGAAGAGATCAACAAGGGCTTCGACCTGATGCATGAGGGAAAATCGATCCGTTCCGTCGTCGTGTTCTGA
- the gfa gene encoding S-(hydroxymethyl)glutathione synthase, protein MTVHIHPSVDNGVKQGSGHFAGGTLVCKCHDRPVKVGIKGDVAHNHACGCTKCWKPSGANFSVVAVVPRQNVTVLENGDKLKIVDASAVIQRYACTGCGTHMYGRIENTGHPFYGLDFIHPELFQEQGSAAPGFAAFVSSVIESGVKPEQMGEIRARLKELGLEPYDCLSPALMDAIATHVAKAKAA, encoded by the coding sequence ATGACTGTCCACATCCACCCGTCCGTTGATAACGGCGTCAAACAGGGAAGCGGCCACTTCGCCGGCGGCACGCTGGTCTGCAAGTGCCACGACCGGCCGGTAAAGGTCGGCATCAAGGGCGATGTCGCGCACAACCACGCCTGCGGCTGCACCAAGTGCTGGAAGCCCTCCGGCGCAAACTTCTCGGTCGTGGCCGTGGTGCCGCGGCAGAACGTCACGGTGCTGGAGAACGGCGACAAGCTCAAGATCGTCGATGCCTCCGCCGTCATCCAGCGCTATGCCTGTACCGGCTGCGGCACCCACATGTACGGCCGGATCGAGAACACGGGTCACCCGTTCTACGGCCTCGACTTCATTCATCCCGAGCTGTTCCAGGAGCAGGGTTCGGCGGCGCCGGGATTTGCGGCCTTCGTCTCCTCGGTGATCGAGTCCGGAGTGAAGCCGGAGCAGATGGGTGAGATTCGGGCGCGACTGAAGGAGCTGGGGCTCGAGCCCTATGACTGCCTGTCGCCGGCCCTGATGGATGCGATTGCCACCCACGTGGCGAAAGCAAAGGCGGCCTGA
- the xoxF5 gene encoding lanthanide-dependent methanol dehydrogenase XoxF5: protein MRKVLLATCLTSVAALAAGGAFASEELVKMSANPKDWVMPAGDYANTRYSKLNQINAQNVGKLQVAWTFSTGVLRGHEGGPLIVGNMMYVHTPFPNKVYALDLAQDNKIVWRYEPKQDPNVIPVMCCDTVNRGVAYGDGKIFLHQADDKLVAIDAKTGAQVWTAVNGDPSKGQTGTSAPLVVKDKVLVGTSGGEFGVQCSMTAYDIKSGKQVWKAYSEGPDDQILFDANTTALGKPVGKDSSLKTWQGDQWKTGGGCTWGWVSYDPQLDMVYYGSGNPSTWNPKQRPGDNKWSMTVFARNADTGVAKWVYQMTPHDEWDYDGVNEMILSDQAINGQPRKLLTHFDRNGLGYTLDRTNGELLVAEKYDPKVNWTTGVDMDKSSATYGRPKVVDQYSTDKQGEDVNTKGICPAALGTKDEQPAAYSPDTQLFYVPTNHVCMDYEPFKVSYTAGQPYVGATLSMYPPAGETHMGNFIAWDGKTGKIAWSNKEPFSVWSGALATAGNVVFYGTLEGYLKAVDAKTGKELYKFKTPSGIIGNVTTYETNGKQYVAVLSGVGGWAGIGLAAGLTDPTAGLGAVGGYAALSNYTALGGALTVFSLPQ, encoded by the coding sequence ATGCGAAAGGTACTACTCGCAACTTGTCTGACGTCAGTCGCGGCACTTGCCGCGGGTGGCGCATTCGCCAGCGAAGAGCTGGTCAAGATGTCGGCAAACCCGAAGGACTGGGTGATGCCGGCGGGAGACTACGCCAATACGCGTTACTCCAAGCTGAACCAGATCAACGCCCAGAACGTCGGCAAGCTGCAGGTCGCCTGGACGTTCTCGACTGGTGTGCTGCGCGGTCACGAAGGCGGACCGCTCATCGTCGGCAACATGATGTATGTGCATACGCCGTTCCCGAACAAGGTGTATGCGCTCGATCTCGCCCAGGACAACAAGATCGTCTGGCGGTACGAGCCGAAGCAGGACCCGAACGTCATTCCGGTGATGTGCTGCGACACGGTCAATCGCGGCGTGGCCTATGGTGACGGCAAGATCTTCCTGCATCAGGCCGACGACAAGCTGGTCGCGATCGATGCCAAGACCGGCGCCCAGGTCTGGACCGCAGTCAATGGCGATCCGAGCAAGGGACAGACCGGCACCTCGGCTCCGCTGGTGGTGAAGGACAAGGTCCTGGTCGGTACGTCCGGCGGTGAGTTCGGCGTTCAGTGCAGCATGACCGCTTACGACATCAAGAGCGGCAAGCAGGTCTGGAAGGCCTACTCCGAAGGTCCCGATGACCAGATCCTGTTCGACGCCAACACGACGGCGCTCGGCAAGCCGGTCGGCAAGGACTCCAGCCTGAAGACCTGGCAAGGCGACCAGTGGAAGACCGGCGGCGGTTGCACCTGGGGCTGGGTCTCCTACGATCCGCAGCTCGACATGGTCTATTACGGTTCGGGCAACCCCTCGACCTGGAATCCGAAGCAGCGTCCCGGCGACAACAAGTGGTCGATGACGGTCTTCGCGCGCAATGCCGATACGGGCGTGGCGAAGTGGGTCTATCAGATGACGCCCCACGACGAGTGGGACTATGATGGCGTCAACGAGATGATCCTGTCGGACCAGGCGATCAACGGTCAGCCGCGCAAGCTCCTGACGCACTTCGATCGTAACGGCCTCGGCTATACGCTCGACCGCACCAACGGCGAACTGCTCGTCGCCGAGAAGTACGACCCGAAGGTGAACTGGACCACCGGCGTCGACATGGACAAGAGCTCTGCGACCTACGGCCGTCCGAAGGTTGTCGATCAGTACTCGACCGACAAGCAGGGTGAAGACGTCAACACCAAGGGCATCTGCCCGGCGGCGCTCGGCACCAAGGATGAACAGCCTGCGGCCTACTCGCCGGATACGCAGCTGTTCTACGTACCGACCAACCATGTCTGCATGGACTACGAGCCCTTCAAGGTGAGCTACACCGCAGGTCAGCCCTATGTGGGCGCGACTCTGTCGATGTATCCGCCGGCGGGTGAGACCCATATGGGCAACTTCATTGCCTGGGACGGCAAGACCGGCAAGATTGCCTGGTCGAACAAGGAGCCGTTCTCGGTGTGGTCGGGCGCGCTCGCCACGGCTGGCAACGTGGTGTTCTACGGCACGCTGGAAGGCTACCTCAAGGCGGTCGACGCCAAGACGGGCAAGGAACTCTACAAGTTCAAGACCCCGTCCGGCATCATCGGCAACGTCACGACCTACGAGACCAACGGCAAGCAGTACGTCGCCGTGCTCTCGGGTGTCGGTGGCTGGGCCGGCATCGGTCTCGCGGCAGGTCTGACGGATCCCACTGCCGGTCTCGGTGCGGTCGGCGGCTACGCGGCGCTGAGCAACTACACCGCCCTCGGCGGCGCGCTCACCGTGTTCTCGCTCCCGCAGTAA
- a CDS encoding helix-turn-helix domain-containing protein, which yields MSDTISSLSTTGFSPKSQIQRWSDALTDLCGRFDVDPLEGASFEGRINFTTVSRLKLCQIEASQHRIAHSYARSRETNHPYIKILFQTYGISYFEQDGRHIEIGPGDCLAYDVSTPHTIVSPALTRHDVVIVPKELLQERGFRSEKMAAYKLSARSGTGRIAHDVTHAAFDEANRLSPNSAASVAESLIDLLLLPLREADRMLDRAGPEAVYVRAQAFIREHLRDPDLCIDEISASLGCTKRYLHMVFSDRGMTVSDYIWRARLQHCRQELETQSGKTITDVAFSWGFSSSSHFSRVFRKYFGVMPSSVHKTASR from the coding sequence ATGTCCGATACGATCAGCTCGCTCAGCACTACCGGGTTCTCGCCGAAGAGCCAGATCCAACGTTGGTCAGATGCGCTGACCGATCTTTGCGGACGCTTCGATGTCGACCCGCTGGAGGGAGCATCATTCGAAGGACGTATCAATTTCACCACGGTCTCGCGCCTGAAACTCTGCCAGATCGAGGCCAGCCAGCATCGCATTGCACACAGCTACGCACGTTCGCGGGAGACGAATCACCCCTACATCAAGATTCTGTTCCAGACGTATGGAATCTCGTATTTTGAACAGGATGGGCGCCACATCGAGATCGGTCCCGGCGATTGCCTCGCCTACGATGTATCGACGCCCCATACCATCGTCAGTCCGGCGCTCACCCGGCACGACGTGGTCATCGTGCCCAAGGAGCTGCTGCAGGAGCGCGGCTTTCGTTCGGAAAAGATGGCCGCCTACAAATTGTCGGCGCGAAGCGGAACAGGCCGGATCGCGCATGATGTGACGCATGCTGCTTTCGACGAAGCGAACCGGCTGTCGCCGAACTCCGCGGCCAGCGTCGCCGAGTCGCTGATCGATCTTTTGCTCTTACCGTTACGGGAAGCCGACCGGATGCTGGATCGCGCAGGGCCCGAGGCCGTCTACGTCCGCGCGCAAGCCTTCATCCGCGAGCATCTCCGCGATCCCGATCTTTGCATCGATGAGATATCGGCATCTTTAGGTTGTACAAAACGCTACCTGCATATGGTCTTCAGCGATCGCGGCATGACCGTCAGCGACTACATCTGGCGGGCCAGGCTTCAACACTGCCGGCAGGAACTCGAAACGCAGAGCGGCAAGACGATCACTGACGTGGCCTTCTCATGGGGCTTTTCGAGTTCGTCGCATTTCAGTCGCGTATTCCGGAAATATTTCGGTGTCATGCCGTCGTCCGTCCACAAGACGGCTTCGCGTTGA